ATGGACGTCCGCTGCTACTTTCTAAGAATTAGCATATTACCGACGGGAGGGTGTTAAATGAAAGTGCTGAAAAATGAAACAGACTATATTTCCTGGATGTTTGACAATTACTTTCAGCTGTCTAAGGCTACCGTATCACCTTTAATGAGTGATGCAGAGATCAGGGAAGTGCTTAATGAATTGCATCCTGAATCGTTCCCTTGTATCGGATATTTAACTTTATCTTCAAGTGGTTGTATGTACGAAGTAAATTATATATCACGAGCGATGGTATCAGAGTGGGCGGTTGAACTGGATATAAACTAAAATTCATTTCATTCTGGTATCACTTTTTTGGAAGGTCTGGAGGTATCTCCTGACCTTCTTTTCATTTGTGTTATCCATTTTCAGGATAGGATTTAAAGAAGATCCTTAAAGCACAGGCATCACTCGAAATAGAACCACGCGGTTTTAATCAGGTTATTTTCCACTTCGAATACTGCGATGCTGTTGATCGGTTGTTCGTAGATGCCGTGAATCAGTTCGTGATCAAACACCTTGTTGCCAAGCACAGTTCTCGACAGCAGTTCGGCGCGCAGCGCTTTATTATTGAAGCGATGATTTCTGTAAAACGTGATCAGCGCATCTTTACCCTGTAAGGACGGCGTCATCGTCGGCATACGATAAGCAGTGAAATCTTCGCTATAGCAAGCGGCGAACGCCTCCAGATCGTGGGCGTTGTAGGCGTTGAACTGATTTTCAACGGGAGTGGCTGCGTTCATGAATCTACCTTTTGTGAATTTATATGTTAACAAAACGCATAATAATTCATAACACACAGTCTGGCAAAGGCTCATTTAAGAAAGTTCCTGCTTTGGCAGGCTGACTCGCGTAACCCCTCTCAGCGTCTATACTGGATCTGAATGTAAAACAAATCGGAGGAAAAACATGACCATTCATAAAAAAGGCCAGGCGCATTGGGAAGGCGACATCAAACACGGAAAAGGTTACATCTCTTCTGAAAGTGGTGCACTCAAAGATCAACCGTACGGTTTTAACACCCGTTTCGAAGGCAAACCGGGTACTAACCCGGAAGAACTTCTCGGTGCAGCACATTCCGCCTGCTTCTCAATGGCACTGTCACTGATGCTCGGCGAAGCAGGGCACACCCCTGAAAGTATCGACACCGTCGCAGATGTATCGCTCGACAAAGTGGATGGCGGATTTGCCATCACTAAAATCGCGCTCGACAGCACCGTGAAACTGCCAGGGATCGATAAAGACAAATTTGATGAAATCATCAAAGCGGCGAAAGCCGGTTGCCCGGTTTCCAAAGTGCTTAACGCAGAGATTACTCTGACCTATAAGCTGGAAAACTGATCGGCTTTGTCTGAATCAGTCTTTGCCACTATTAAGCCATGCTAAGTTTGCATGGCTTTTGTGTTTTTGATCCCAAATATTCAATCCTTTATTCCGCCGGTTTGACAAAAAATCTCCGTCTGCCTTAACTCAATCATTCCATTTAACCGAATGGTGACCCCATGAGTTCGGTTTTTTATTGTGATGATGAGATGACCCTATGCTGACACTTCGCCAGATCCGCCATTTTATTGCTGTTGCTGAAACCGGTTCTATTTCTGCGGCGGCGCAAGCTTCGTTTGTCTCTCAGTCCTCATTAACGCAGGCCATCCAGCAGCTGGAGGTCGAAACCCAAGCGCGACTGTTTGACCGCCACGCGAAAGGCATGACGTTAACTCATCAGGGGCATCAGTTTTTACGCCAGTCCTATTTGATCCTCGCCACGGTGGATAACGCTAAACGCAGTCTGCAAATGGGCACCGAAAGCGTTACCGGGCAGATTACGCTTGGTGTAACCAGTCTGGTTGCCGGGTATTTTTTGGTGGATTTACTCAAACAATTCAATGCCTACTACCCAAATGTGGAAGTCAAAGTCGTCGAGGATGAGCGTCAGTACATCGAGCATTTGCTGGTCAGTGGCGAAATCGATATCGGCGTGTTGATCCTCTCCAATCTGGAAGACCGCGACGCGTTGCAAACGGAAGTCCTGACCCATTCCTCCTATCGCCTGTGGCTGCCGCCGTTGCACCCGTTGCTTGAGCGTGAAAGCATTTCTCTGGCCGATATTGCCAATGAACCGCTGATCCAGCTGAACGTCGACGAAATGGAAAAACATGCGCAGCGGCTGTGGGCACGGGCGGGGCTGAAGCCGAATATCGCGATGAAAACCGCTTCAACCGAGGCTGTTCGTAGCCTGGTGGCCGCCGGTCTGGGCGTATCCGTACAGCCGGATATGGCTTACCGCGCATGGTCGCTGGAAGGGAATATGATCGAAGCCAGCAAACTGGAGGATTCCATCGAGCCGCTAGATATCGGGTTGGCGTGGCGTCGCGGCAGTGCCCGGCCTGAGCTGGTAACGCCTTTTCTGACCATCGCGCGAGAAAACAGCGCCAAGCGCAAGCCCTGAGAACCGAAGCATTCGGTTTATCCGAACGCTGCCTTCAGTAATTGCTATTTGTTGCCCTCAGCGAAATTATCTAATGTGAATGTAATGTGTTTTCTTGTTACGTCCCGATAACAATTACATGAATTAAGGATGATTCCCGAAGCTGAGGGTTGAATGATGTCGGATGCTGAGTTCGTTGCCGGTTTCTCTCAAAAACATGTGATCAATGGCGACCTCCTTCAGGGTGAGGGCGCAACGCAAAGTATTTTCAATCCCGCGACCGGCGAAGTGATTGCCGAAGTCGCCGAAACCTCTCTGGCTCAGGTCGCTCAGGCTGTTAACGCCGCCAACTCTGCATTCTCTCGCTGGTCGCGCACCACTCCCGCCGAACGCGCCACCGTGCTTTTACGTATCGCCGACGCTGTCGAAAAACAGGCGCAGTCGCTGGCGCAACTCGAAGCGCTCAACTGCGGTAAACCGCTGCATCAGGCATTGAAAGATGACCTTCCGGCGGCAATTGACGTCTTTCGTTTTTTTGCCGGTGCGGTGCGTTGTCAGCAGGGGCAACTTTCTGGTGAATATTTGCCGGGCCACACCTCCATGGTGCGCCGCGACGCGCTGGGCGTGGTGGCATCGATTGCGCCGTGGAATTACCCGCTGATGATGTCAGCGTGGAAAATCGCGCCTGCTCTGGCGGCGGGCAATACCGTAGTATTCAAACCTTCCGAGCATACGCCGCTGACCATTCTCGCGCTGCTGCCGGCCTTACAGGATATTCTGCCGCCCGGCGTGCTGAACGTGATCACCGGCAGTGGTGAAGGTGTAGGTAATGCGCTGGTCAGTCATCCTCATGTGCGTCTGATTTCTCTGACCGGCGATATTGTCACCGGGCAGCGCATTTTGCAGGCCGCTGTCAAAACGGTGAAACGCACGCATCTTGAGCTGGGCGGTAAAGCGCCGGTTATTGTGTGCAATGACGCCGATATAGATGACGTGGTTCAGGCTGTCAGTACCTGGGGTTATTACAACGCCGGGCAGGATTGCACGTCAGCCTGCCGCGTTTATGCGCAGGCCGGGATCTACGAGCGGCTGGTGGAAAAACTGGGTGAGGCGGTTTCTCAGCTGTCATTCGCCCGAAAAAATGACAGTGACAACTTTATGGGGCCGCTGATAAGCGCCAGACAGCGGGATCGGGTTTCCAGCTTTGTCGAACGAGCGCTGAGCCAGCCGCATATCGAGCGCATCACCGGCGCTGCCTCGCACTCTGGCCCCGGATTCTTTTATCAGCCGACGCTGCTGGCGGGATGTTTGCAAAGCGATGA
Above is a window of Enterobacteriaceae bacterium Kacie_13 DNA encoding:
- a CDS encoding steroid delta-isomerase, with product MNAATPVENQFNAYNAHDLEAFAACYSEDFTAYRMPTMTPSLQGKDALITFYRNHRFNNKALRAELLSRTVLGNKVFDHELIHGIYEQPINSIAVFEVENNLIKTAWFYFE
- a CDS encoding OsmC family peroxiredoxin — translated: MTIHKKGQAHWEGDIKHGKGYISSESGALKDQPYGFNTRFEGKPGTNPEELLGAAHSACFSMALSLMLGEAGHTPESIDTVADVSLDKVDGGFAITKIALDSTVKLPGIDKDKFDEIIKAAKAGCPVSKVLNAEITLTYKLEN
- a CDS encoding LysR family transcriptional regulator, producing MLTLRQIRHFIAVAETGSISAAAQASFVSQSSLTQAIQQLEVETQARLFDRHAKGMTLTHQGHQFLRQSYLILATVDNAKRSLQMGTESVTGQITLGVTSLVAGYFLVDLLKQFNAYYPNVEVKVVEDERQYIEHLLVSGEIDIGVLILSNLEDRDALQTEVLTHSSYRLWLPPLHPLLERESISLADIANEPLIQLNVDEMEKHAQRLWARAGLKPNIAMKTASTEAVRSLVAAGLGVSVQPDMAYRAWSLEGNMIEASKLEDSIEPLDIGLAWRRGSARPELVTPFLTIARENSAKRKP
- a CDS encoding aldehyde dehydrogenase family protein, which translates into the protein MSDAEFVAGFSQKHVINGDLLQGEGATQSIFNPATGEVIAEVAETSLAQVAQAVNAANSAFSRWSRTTPAERATVLLRIADAVEKQAQSLAQLEALNCGKPLHQALKDDLPAAIDVFRFFAGAVRCQQGQLSGEYLPGHTSMVRRDALGVVASIAPWNYPLMMSAWKIAPALAAGNTVVFKPSEHTPLTILALLPALQDILPPGVLNVITGSGEGVGNALVSHPHVRLISLTGDIVTGQRILQAAVKTVKRTHLELGGKAPVIVCNDADIDDVVQAVSTWGYYNAGQDCTSACRVYAQAGIYERLVEKLGEAVSQLSFARKNDSDNFMGPLISARQRDRVSSFVERALSQPHIERITGAASHSGPGFFYQPTLLAGCLQSDEIVQREVFGPVVSVTRFDTIEQVLNWANESEYGLASSVWTQNIDLAIQISTHLQYGTTWINTHFSLVSEMPHGGLKRSGYGNDLSSYSLQDYSVVRHIMAKFKPQF